One window of the Posidoniimonas polymericola genome contains the following:
- a CDS encoding DEAD/DEAH box helicase: MDVAALLRRMQARPDYAGQIEHVEVLAERTGQFATPARRLPELLQQLLTGCGVDQLYSHQVESLEAARTGQDLVVVTGTASGKTLCYNLPILESVLADPDARALYLFPTKALAQDQLKNLLELLAVEPEVGARIKPGVYDGDTPTSQRRRIRDEASLVLSNPDMLHASILPYHPKWANFFADLKYIVIDEVHSYRGILGAHVSAVLRRLMRICDHYGARPTFLAASATIANPGELTSRLIGRDVQVVDNDGAPRGRKHFVMWNPTPLGKDALARRSTADDAVNWMVESLQAGGQALSFARTRQATELIYRYTKQQLADQHSPLANKVRAYRGGYLPIERRQIEQDLFSGELRGVAATNALELGIDIGSLDVAILAGYPGAIANCWQQAGRSGRRQDESLAVLIAGNDPVDQYLLRNPDYFFAQSPEQAVVDPDNPYVLAKHLKSAAFELPLTPEDLALFGPLAQPIAEVLSDERQLTELDGQYYSPGGQNPSVGVSLRHMSDNTFSIVLRHKQTRHRDALTTGAPPVDEQGHTVIANVDSISAPELVYPEAIYLHNGETYLVRELDLNGKVAYVERRETDYYTQAVLESNVRITNRREESAELAAAEVGYAEVDVSWQTVAFKKIRFDTRENIGLGPVDIAAQNLETTAFFVSPNDATRAKLKAAGLRASEGVAGLRNLAVVALPMVAMCDSRDLGGVVDSKNLGRSTAILYDRYPGGLGYSERGFRNIRPLLELCLDMVGGCPCEEGCPSCVGMPEFRPALHSDPDLSRSAPMPNKRATILLLELLTGAPLQLCAPLEAEAAS, from the coding sequence ATGGATGTCGCCGCCCTCTTGCGCCGGATGCAGGCCCGCCCCGACTACGCCGGCCAGATTGAGCACGTCGAGGTGCTCGCCGAGCGAACCGGACAGTTCGCCACGCCGGCCCGGCGGCTGCCGGAGCTGCTGCAGCAGCTGCTCACCGGCTGCGGGGTCGATCAGCTCTACTCGCACCAGGTCGAATCGCTCGAGGCAGCCCGCACAGGTCAGGACCTGGTCGTGGTGACCGGCACCGCCAGCGGCAAGACGCTGTGCTACAACTTGCCGATCTTGGAGTCCGTCCTCGCCGACCCCGACGCGCGGGCGCTGTACCTGTTCCCGACCAAGGCGCTCGCGCAGGACCAGCTCAAGAACCTGCTCGAGCTGCTGGCGGTCGAGCCCGAGGTCGGCGCCCGCATCAAGCCGGGCGTTTACGACGGCGACACGCCGACCTCGCAGCGGCGCCGCATCCGCGACGAGGCGTCGCTCGTGCTCTCCAACCCCGACATGCTGCACGCGTCGATCCTGCCGTACCACCCGAAGTGGGCCAACTTCTTCGCCGACCTCAAGTACATCGTCATCGACGAGGTCCACTCGTACCGCGGCATCCTGGGAGCGCACGTGTCGGCCGTGCTGCGGCGGCTGATGCGGATCTGCGACCACTACGGCGCGCGGCCCACGTTCCTGGCCGCCAGCGCCACGATCGCCAACCCGGGCGAGCTCACCTCGCGGCTCATCGGCCGCGACGTGCAGGTGGTCGACAACGACGGCGCGCCGCGCGGCCGCAAGCACTTTGTGATGTGGAACCCCACGCCGCTCGGCAAGGACGCGCTCGCCCGCCGCTCAACGGCCGACGACGCGGTGAACTGGATGGTCGAGTCGCTTCAGGCGGGCGGCCAGGCGCTCTCCTTCGCCCGCACGCGGCAGGCGACCGAGCTGATCTACCGCTACACCAAGCAGCAGCTCGCCGACCAGCACTCGCCCCTGGCGAACAAAGTCCGCGCGTACCGCGGCGGCTACCTGCCGATCGAACGCCGCCAGATCGAGCAGGACCTGTTCAGCGGCGAGCTCCGCGGCGTCGCGGCGACCAACGCGCTGGAGCTCGGCATCGACATCGGCTCGCTCGACGTCGCGATCCTGGCGGGCTACCCCGGAGCCATCGCCAACTGCTGGCAGCAGGCGGGCCGCAGCGGCCGGCGGCAGGACGAGTCGCTCGCCGTCTTGATCGCCGGCAACGACCCGGTCGACCAGTACCTGCTCCGCAACCCCGACTACTTCTTCGCCCAGAGCCCCGAGCAGGCGGTGGTCGACCCCGACAACCCCTACGTGCTCGCCAAGCACCTCAAGAGCGCCGCGTTCGAGCTGCCGCTCACCCCCGAGGACCTGGCCCTGTTCGGCCCGCTCGCCCAGCCGATCGCCGAGGTGCTCAGCGACGAGCGGCAGCTCACCGAGCTCGACGGGCAGTACTACTCGCCCGGCGGCCAGAACCCGTCGGTCGGCGTCAGCCTGCGGCACATGAGCGATAACACCTTCAGCATCGTGCTGCGGCACAAGCAGACGCGGCATCGCGACGCGCTGACTACCGGCGCTCCGCCGGTCGACGAGCAGGGCCACACCGTGATCGCCAACGTCGACTCGATCAGCGCGCCCGAATTGGTCTACCCCGAGGCGATCTACCTGCACAACGGCGAGACCTACCTCGTTCGCGAGCTTGACCTCAACGGCAAGGTGGCGTACGTCGAACGCCGCGAGACCGACTACTACACCCAGGCGGTGCTCGAGAGCAACGTGCGGATCACCAACCGCCGCGAGGAGTCGGCAGAGCTGGCCGCGGCCGAGGTCGGCTACGCGGAGGTCGACGTTTCTTGGCAGACGGTGGCGTTCAAGAAGATCCGTTTCGACACGCGGGAAAACATCGGCCTCGGGCCGGTCGACATCGCCGCGCAGAACCTCGAGACCACCGCGTTCTTTGTCTCGCCGAACGACGCCACCCGCGCCAAGCTCAAGGCGGCCGGCCTCCGCGCGTCCGAAGGGGTCGCCGGCCTGCGGAACCTGGCGGTCGTGGCGCTGCCGATGGTCGCGATGTGCGACAGCCGCGACCTGGGCGGCGTGGTCGACAGCAAGAACCTCGGCCGCTCGACCGCCATCCTCTACGACCGCTACCCGGGCGGCTTGGGCTACTCCGAGCGCGGCTTCCGCAACATCCGCCCGCTGCTAGAGCTCTGCCTCGACATGGTCGGCGGCTGCCCCTGCGAGGAGGGCTGCCCGAGCTGCGTCGGCATGCCCGAGTTCCGCCCCGCGCTGCACAGCGACCCCGACCTGAGCCGCTCGGCGCCGATGCCCAACAAACGGGCGACCATCCTGCTGCTCGAGCTGCTGACCGGCGCGCCGCTGCAGTTATGTGCGCCTTTAGAGGCCGAAGCAGCAAGTTAG
- a CDS encoding YcxB family protein encodes MSDPNPYATPSEQTLTDAGAELSPPQTVSVHTLEEDHLAAAAYNARNSPEMNAVHRRPRIMFTIVGVLALAMGLLMLAETAVAFVYILLGLGFLLGALMFPRVAARMIKANVRTLIKQDVITLDDDPSLITLDTWGVALDTTLVKTRISWQKIKRVRWNDDYLFLFYQSHMPIALPLRAFASEQRFHAFCRLAQSLWEGHHKAAN; translated from the coding sequence ATGAGCGATCCCAACCCTTACGCTACACCGTCAGAGCAGACGTTGACCGATGCCGGCGCCGAGCTCAGTCCGCCGCAGACGGTGAGTGTGCACACGCTCGAAGAGGACCACCTCGCGGCGGCTGCATACAACGCCCGCAACAGCCCCGAAATGAACGCCGTGCACCGTAGGCCGCGGATCATGTTCACGATTGTCGGCGTCCTGGCGTTGGCGATGGGTCTGCTGATGCTGGCAGAAACAGCGGTCGCATTCGTCTACATTCTCCTTGGGTTGGGCTTTTTGCTCGGTGCGCTGATGTTCCCGCGGGTCGCCGCCCGGATGATCAAAGCGAATGTCCGCACGCTCATCAAGCAGGACGTGATCACGCTGGATGACGACCCCTCGCTGATCACGCTCGACACCTGGGGAGTCGCTCTGGACACGACGCTGGTCAAGACGCGGATCTCGTGGCAGAAGATCAAACGTGTCCGGTGGAACGACGACTACCTGTTCCTGTTCTATCAGTCTCATATGCCGATCGCGCTGCCCCTGCGGGCGTTTGCCAGCGAACAACGCTTCCACGCTTTTTGCCGGCTTGCCCAAAGTTTGTGGGAGGGGCACCACAAGGCAGCGAATTAA
- a CDS encoding ribonuclease H-like domain-containing protein, protein MLSDSLRQRLEALNRDRLPAVPARPRPVAAPPQRAAELTTLHSPRVEGSAAIEATEFGEHALYTLPVAELWPKGPGLVAGRLEHLSQQPLEGELGELVQAMPGRVALLDLETCGLSGAALFLVGLLRWVDNEPTVELLFARSYAEEAAVLASLWRRLNDIDVLVTFNGKSFDWPMVVDRSRRYLLHKKLELPTPRHVDMLHHARRKYKAVLPDCKLQTIESQVCRRPRGPDIPGSQIPAAYDNYVRTGRDDEMRQVRQHNALDLVTLLDITMRVAS, encoded by the coding sequence ATGCTCAGCGACTCGCTCCGCCAACGGCTCGAAGCCCTCAACCGCGACCGGCTGCCTGCTGTGCCGGCGCGGCCAAGGCCAGTAGCTGCTCCTCCGCAACGCGCGGCGGAGCTAACGACACTTCATAGTCCTAGGGTTGAGGGCAGCGCTGCGATCGAAGCCACCGAGTTCGGCGAGCACGCGCTGTACACGCTCCCAGTGGCTGAGCTCTGGCCCAAGGGGCCCGGACTCGTTGCGGGCCGATTGGAGCACCTGAGCCAACAGCCGCTCGAAGGCGAGCTCGGCGAGCTGGTCCAGGCGATGCCGGGCCGGGTCGCGCTGCTCGACCTGGAGACCTGCGGCCTGTCTGGGGCGGCGCTGTTCCTAGTCGGCCTGCTGCGGTGGGTCGACAATGAGCCGACGGTCGAGCTGCTGTTCGCCCGTAGCTACGCGGAGGAGGCCGCGGTGCTGGCCAGCCTGTGGCGCAGACTCAACGACATCGACGTGCTGGTCACCTTCAACGGCAAGAGTTTTGACTGGCCGATGGTGGTCGACCGCTCGCGGCGTTATCTGCTGCACAAGAAGCTCGAGCTGCCGACGCCCCGGCATGTCGACATGCTGCACCACGCGCGGCGGAAGTACAAAGCGGTGCTGCCCGACTGCAAGCTGCAGACCATCGAGAGCCAGGTCTGCCGCCGGCCCCGCGGGCCCGACATCCCCGGCAGCCAGATCCCCGCGGCGTACGACAACTATGTCCGCACCGGCCGCGACGACGAGATGCGCCAAGTGCGGCAGCACAACGCGCTCGACTTAGTGACGCTGCTCGACATCACAATGCGCGTGGCAAGCTAA
- a CDS encoding sigma-54-dependent transcriptional regulator — MPAAPKLLLVDDDRQVLESMADWLRDQGLDLDTADGYGDALEALGGDHYDLLLSDIRLRDGDGFDLLEQSLRRWPQTQVILLTGYGTPDAAIEAVRAGAFDYLTKPLMDDELLMSIERALSQRKVVEENNSLKAELEKKYGLSGVVGTDPRMVKVFDMVESIADTRATVLVTGESGTGKSLIARAIHRRSGRANGPFVEVACGALPENLLESELFGHVAGAFTGATANKSGKFLQADGGTIFLDEIGTATPAMQVKLLRVLQELAFEPVGGSETHNVDVRVILATNEDLAKNVAEGSFRQDLYYRINVINIELPPLRGRVSDIPVLAHKFLKEVCEDSGRNITGFTDDAIAVMQSYGWPGNVRELQNVVERSALLGKSETIDAPDLPPDMRVGRGLSAPASFSGKTLKEALEGPERQIIREVLEKNDWNRNQTADELGINRTTLYKKMKRLGLEDQAVARGK, encoded by the coding sequence ATGCCCGCTGCCCCTAAGCTGCTCCTGGTTGACGACGACCGTCAGGTCCTTGAATCGATGGCCGACTGGCTGCGAGACCAGGGCCTGGACCTCGACACGGCCGACGGCTACGGCGACGCGCTCGAGGCGCTCGGCGGCGACCACTACGACCTGCTGTTGTCGGACATCCGCCTGCGGGACGGCGATGGCTTTGATCTCTTGGAGCAGTCGCTCCGCCGCTGGCCGCAGACGCAGGTCATCCTGCTGACCGGCTACGGCACGCCCGACGCCGCGATCGAGGCGGTCCGCGCCGGCGCGTTCGACTACCTCACCAAGCCGCTCATGGACGACGAGCTGCTGATGTCGATCGAGCGGGCGTTGTCGCAGCGGAAGGTGGTCGAAGAGAACAACTCGCTGAAGGCCGAGCTCGAGAAGAAGTACGGCCTCAGCGGCGTCGTCGGCACGGACCCGCGGATGGTCAAGGTGTTCGACATGGTCGAGAGCATCGCCGACACCCGCGCCACGGTGCTGGTGACCGGCGAGAGCGGCACCGGCAAGAGCCTGATCGCCCGGGCGATCCACCGCCGCAGCGGCCGCGCGAACGGCCCGTTTGTCGAGGTGGCGTGCGGCGCCCTGCCCGAGAACCTGCTGGAGAGCGAGCTGTTCGGCCACGTCGCCGGCGCGTTCACGGGCGCGACCGCGAACAAGTCCGGCAAGTTCCTGCAGGCCGACGGCGGCACGATCTTCCTCGACGAGATCGGCACCGCCACACCGGCGATGCAGGTCAAGCTGCTGCGGGTGCTGCAGGAGCTGGCCTTCGAGCCGGTCGGCGGCAGCGAGACCCACAACGTCGACGTGCGGGTAATTTTGGCGACCAACGAGGACCTGGCGAAGAACGTCGCCGAGGGTTCGTTCCGCCAGGACCTGTACTACCGCATCAACGTGATCAACATCGAGCTGCCGCCCTTGCGCGGCCGCGTCAGCGACATCCCGGTGCTGGCCCACAAGTTCCTCAAGGAGGTCTGCGAGGACTCGGGCCGCAACATCACCGGCTTCACCGACGACGCGATCGCCGTGATGCAGAGCTACGGCTGGCCCGGCAACGTGCGTGAGCTGCAGAACGTGGTCGAGCGTTCGGCGCTGCTCGGCAAGAGCGAGACCATCGACGCCCCCGACCTGCCGCCCGACATGCGGGTCGGCCGCGGGTTGTCGGCTCCCGCCAGCTTCAGCGGCAAGACGCTCAAGGAGGCCCTCGAGGGCCCCGAGCGTCAGATCATCCGCGAGGTGCTCGAGAAGAACGACTGGAATCGCAACCAGACCGCCGACGAGCTCGGCATCAACCGCACCACGCTCTACAAGAAGATGAAGCGGCTGGGGTTGGAAGACCAGGCCGTGGCGCGCGGGAAGTAG
- a CDS encoding YcxB family protein: MSEPNPYASPAERTPGPAVELEPPQEIRYLLVEDDLIAAMQQTASRVPEIAALHHKRRLLYLVIGGVACLLALWLARLNNNNFSSMIAAPTGVGFFFLYRAATYQQFARRQTRARTRAYIKSGVISMQDEYQRCVVSAEGVVTEEPMIRSQIGWPKVVRVVQTADHLLLYVQPSTPIVIPGKAFTSEEHFDGYCRLAKRLWEEHHEDETTPVALPAAS; encoded by the coding sequence ATGAGCGAGCCCAACCCCTACGCGTCGCCGGCCGAGCGGACGCCCGGCCCGGCGGTTGAGCTCGAGCCGCCGCAGGAGATCCGCTACCTGCTGGTCGAGGATGACCTTATCGCGGCGATGCAGCAGACGGCGTCGCGTGTTCCGGAGATCGCTGCGCTGCACCACAAGCGGCGTTTGCTGTACCTCGTGATCGGCGGCGTGGCCTGCCTGCTGGCATTGTGGCTGGCCCGGCTCAACAACAACAACTTCAGCTCGATGATCGCAGCGCCGACCGGGGTTGGCTTCTTTTTCTTGTATCGCGCCGCCACGTACCAGCAATTTGCCCGCCGGCAAACCCGCGCCCGCACCAGGGCGTACATCAAGAGCGGCGTGATCTCAATGCAGGACGAGTACCAGCGGTGCGTAGTTTCGGCCGAGGGCGTCGTGACCGAGGAGCCGATGATCCGCTCGCAGATCGGCTGGCCCAAGGTGGTGCGGGTCGTGCAGACCGCCGATCACCTGCTGCTGTACGTGCAGCCGAGCACGCCGATCGTGATCCCGGGCAAGGCGTTTACCAGCGAGGAGCACTTCGACGGCTACTGCCGGCTGGCGAAGCGGTTGTGGGAAGAGCACCACGAGGACGAGACTACCCCAGTAGCACTGCCCGCCGCCAGCTGA
- the xerC gene encoding tyrosine recombinase XerC: MRRQTGQFLRHLESERGASEHTIKGYREDLASLAEYLADESGATPEPASITTLELRGFVSAMHDAGYAKTSISRKLSSIRSFFRYGQREQWVSKNPATPLRNPRKSRKLPHFLSSEEVGRLLTAPPAETPAGKRDRAILETLYSAGLRVSELVGMSDGDLDREQGVVRVRGKGKKERFAPLGSFALDALGVWLDARQLSPKDPPGPTAPVFTNKFGRRITTRSVARMLEKYIKQCGLDTRTSPHTLRHSFATHLLDRGADIRSVQELLGHKSLVTTQIYTHVSTANLRAAYLKAHPRARA, encoded by the coding sequence ATGCGACGCCAGACCGGACAATTCCTCAGGCACCTCGAGTCCGAGCGGGGCGCGTCGGAGCACACCATCAAGGGCTACCGGGAGGACCTGGCGAGCCTGGCCGAGTACCTGGCCGACGAGAGCGGCGCGACGCCGGAGCCGGCCTCGATCACGACGCTCGAGCTCCGCGGGTTTGTCTCGGCGATGCACGACGCCGGCTACGCCAAGACCTCGATCTCCAGGAAGCTGTCGAGCATCCGCAGCTTCTTCCGCTACGGCCAGCGTGAGCAGTGGGTCAGCAAGAACCCGGCGACGCCGCTCCGCAACCCACGCAAGAGCCGCAAGCTGCCGCACTTCCTGTCGAGCGAAGAGGTCGGCCGCCTGCTGACCGCCCCGCCGGCCGAGACGCCCGCCGGCAAGCGCGACCGCGCCATCCTCGAGACCCTCTACTCGGCCGGGCTGCGTGTCAGCGAGCTGGTCGGCATGTCCGACGGCGACCTCGACCGCGAGCAGGGCGTGGTCCGCGTCCGCGGCAAGGGGAAGAAGGAACGCTTCGCGCCGCTGGGATCGTTCGCGCTGGACGCGCTCGGCGTGTGGCTCGACGCGCGGCAGCTCTCGCCGAAGGACCCGCCCGGCCCGACCGCGCCGGTATTCACCAACAAGTTCGGCCGCCGCATCACCACCCGCAGCGTCGCGCGGATGCTCGAGAAGTACATCAAGCAGTGCGGCCTCGACACGCGGACCAGCCCCCACACGCTGCGGCACAGCTTCGCGACGCACCTGCTGGACCGCGGGGCCGACATCCGCAGCGTCCAGGAGCTGCTCGGCCACAAGAGCCTGGTCACCACCCAGATCTACACGCACGTCAGCACCGCGAACCTGCGGGCGGCGTACCTGAAGGCGCACCCAAGAGCGCGAGCTTAA
- a CDS encoding pentapeptide repeat-containing protein, with protein MPTCGATQSFNELAPGSLADLTGGEDYSAARFEDDAWGAAPLKQASLEECLLARCDLTAKRLEGVELHECRLDACNLANGRWVKTRVSKSDLVKCRATGLQLIDANLSEVRFTGCKLNLAAVLGAKLRSCVFDKCDLREADFQQVVLTNVTFRGCDLRGARFAGCQQTGLDLRGTHLAGALLEPPMLKKATVDASQLVDLAPLFGLTVRPAE; from the coding sequence ATGCCAACCTGCGGCGCCACTCAATCCTTTAACGAGCTCGCACCAGGCAGCCTGGCCGACCTGACCGGCGGCGAGGACTACTCGGCGGCGCGGTTTGAGGATGATGCTTGGGGCGCCGCTCCGCTCAAGCAGGCCTCGCTGGAGGAGTGCCTGCTTGCCCGCTGCGACCTCACCGCGAAACGGCTCGAGGGGGTCGAGCTGCACGAGTGCCGCCTCGACGCCTGCAACCTGGCCAATGGCCGGTGGGTGAAGACGCGCGTCTCTAAGTCGGACCTGGTCAAGTGCCGCGCCACCGGCCTGCAGTTGATCGACGCCAACCTGAGCGAGGTCCGCTTCACCGGCTGCAAGCTGAACCTGGCCGCGGTGCTGGGCGCCAAGCTGCGCAGCTGCGTCTTCGACAAGTGCGACCTCCGCGAGGCCGACTTCCAGCAGGTCGTGCTGACAAATGTGACGTTCCGCGGGTGCGACCTGCGGGGCGCCCGCTTCGCAGGCTGCCAGCAGACCGGCCTCGATCTCCGCGGCACTCACTTGGCCGGGGCGTTGCTCGAACCTCCGATGCTCAAGAAGGCGACCGTCGACGCCAGCCAGCTCGTTGATCTGGCGCCGCTCTTCGGGCTCACGGTTCGTCCCGCGGAGTAG
- the bshB1 gene encoding bacillithiol biosynthesis deacetylase BshB1 → MLDVLVIAPHPDDAELGMGGAILKMLADGWKVGVLDLTSGEPTPHGTPELRKQETAAATEILGLTWRENLGLPNRSLEPTLENRAKLAGVIRQQRPRWLFAPYWVDAHPDHTAATKLVDDARFWAKLSKTDQPGQIELQGERHHPERIYNYYCVHLKQAATPAFILDISDHWEQKLASIRAYESQFITGRPTEPPTFLDQLRDEAAYWGKTIGVKYGEPFHCREPIGMSGFGALI, encoded by the coding sequence ATGCTGGATGTCCTGGTCATTGCCCCGCACCCCGACGACGCCGAGCTCGGCATGGGGGGCGCCATCCTCAAGATGCTGGCCGACGGCTGGAAGGTCGGCGTGCTGGACCTCACCAGTGGCGAGCCGACCCCGCACGGCACGCCCGAGCTGCGCAAGCAGGAGACCGCCGCGGCGACCGAGATCCTCGGCCTCACCTGGCGGGAGAACCTCGGGCTGCCGAACCGCAGCCTCGAGCCGACCCTCGAGAACCGCGCGAAGCTCGCCGGCGTGATCCGCCAGCAGCGGCCGCGGTGGCTGTTCGCCCCCTACTGGGTCGACGCCCACCCCGACCACACCGCCGCTACCAAGCTCGTCGACGACGCCCGCTTCTGGGCCAAGCTCTCCAAGACCGACCAGCCGGGCCAAATCGAGTTACAGGGCGAACGCCACCACCCGGAGCGGATCTACAACTACTACTGCGTGCACCTCAAGCAAGCGGCCACGCCGGCCTTCATCCTCGACATCAGCGACCACTGGGAGCAGAAGCTCGCCAGCATCCGCGCCTACGAGAGCCAGTTCATCACCGGCCGCCCCACCGAGCCGCCGACGTTCTTAGACCAGCTCCGCGACGAGGCCGCCTACTGGGGCAAGACGATCGGCGTTAAGTATGGAGAACCTTTTCATTGCCGTGAGCCGATCGGGATGAGCGGGTTCGGGGCGTTGATTTAG
- a CDS encoding carboxypeptidase M32, with protein sequence MANPNDTFTKLCDHARQTGLLTSTIGILNWDEETYLPRDGRAHRAEQTALLAGMVHQRQTAAEVGGWLAELKESPLAADPHSTEGCVIRQLGRQYDKKTKLPQKLVEELTRTASLAQQAWVDARKADDFTAFQPWLERTIDLKQQEAAAVGVTDVAYDALLDDYEPGESTANVAQVLSGLREQLTPLVEQIVESKHKAPREILSRSYPVDKQAEFGKQAAAAIGFDFNAGRLDVTAHPFCGGGGPRDVRLTTRYDANEFAGGFFSILHEAGHGIYEQGLPADQFGLPTGEAVSLGIHESQSRMWENLVGRSRAYWEHTLPELQGAFESARGVGLDEFYFAVNDSRPSLIRTESDEATYNLHIIVRFELEQALLSGDLPAADLPSAWNEKYQQYLGVTPPSSADGAMQDVHWSAGLYGYFPTYALGNLYAAQFFDQAEADLGDLDDHFRRGEFTPLRDWLRRNIHQHGQRYSAAELVERVTGKPLSHEPLMRRLRAKFAELYDLP encoded by the coding sequence ATGGCCAACCCCAACGACACTTTCACCAAGCTCTGCGACCACGCCCGGCAGACCGGGCTGCTGACCTCGACCATCGGCATCCTCAACTGGGACGAGGAGACCTACCTGCCGCGCGACGGTCGGGCGCACCGGGCGGAGCAGACGGCGCTCTTGGCGGGCATGGTGCACCAGCGGCAGACGGCGGCCGAGGTGGGCGGGTGGTTGGCCGAATTGAAAGAGAGCCCGCTGGCCGCGGACCCGCACTCGACCGAGGGGTGCGTAATCCGGCAGCTCGGCCGGCAGTACGACAAGAAGACCAAGCTGCCGCAGAAGCTGGTCGAGGAGCTGACCCGCACGGCCAGCCTGGCGCAGCAGGCGTGGGTCGACGCCCGCAAGGCCGACGACTTCACCGCGTTCCAGCCGTGGCTCGAGCGGACAATCGACCTCAAGCAGCAGGAGGCGGCCGCCGTCGGCGTGACCGACGTGGCGTACGACGCGCTCTTGGACGACTACGAGCCGGGCGAGAGCACCGCGAATGTCGCGCAGGTCCTTAGCGGCCTGCGCGAGCAGCTCACTCCACTCGTCGAGCAAATCGTCGAGAGCAAGCACAAGGCCCCGCGGGAAATCCTCAGCCGCAGCTACCCGGTCGACAAGCAGGCCGAGTTCGGCAAGCAGGCGGCGGCGGCGATCGGCTTCGACTTTAACGCCGGTCGGCTGGACGTCACCGCGCACCCGTTCTGCGGCGGCGGCGGCCCGCGCGACGTGCGGCTCACGACCCGCTACGACGCCAATGAGTTCGCCGGCGGGTTCTTCAGCATCCTGCACGAGGCGGGCCACGGCATCTACGAGCAGGGCCTGCCGGCCGACCAGTTCGGGCTGCCGACCGGCGAGGCGGTGTCGCTCGGGATCCACGAGTCGCAGTCCCGCATGTGGGAGAACCTGGTCGGCCGCAGCCGCGCGTACTGGGAGCACACGCTGCCCGAGCTGCAGGGCGCCTTCGAGTCGGCCCGCGGCGTGGGGCTCGACGAGTTCTACTTCGCCGTGAACGACTCGCGGCCGTCGCTGATCCGCACCGAGTCCGACGAGGCGACCTACAACCTGCACATCATCGTGCGGTTCGAGCTCGAGCAGGCATTGCTGTCGGGCGACCTGCCGGCCGCCGACCTGCCTTCGGCGTGGAACGAGAAGTACCAGCAGTACCTGGGGGTGACCCCACCGAGCAGCGCCGACGGCGCGATGCAGGACGTGCACTGGAGCGCGGGTTTGTATGGCTACTTCCCGACCTACGCGCTGGGCAATCTGTACGCGGCGCAGTTCTTCGATCAGGCCGAAGCCGACCTGGGCGACCTCGACGACCACTTCCGCCGGGGCGAGTTCACGCCGCTGCGTGACTGGCTCCGGCGGAACATCCACCAGCACGGTCAGCGTTACAGCGCGGCCGAGCTGGTCGAGCGGGTGACCGGCAAGCCGCTGTCGCACGAGCCGCTGATGCGGCGGCTCCGCGCGAAGTTTGCCGAGCTGTACGACTTGCCGTAA
- a CDS encoding helix-turn-helix transcriptional regulator, with translation MPRKSEPHLQNRVRELRSDVAAMTQQQLADAVGVTRQTIVALEKGAYTPSLALAIRIARLFNEPTDTVFYLDET, from the coding sequence ATGCCTCGTAAGTCCGAGCCCCACCTGCAAAACCGCGTGCGGGAGCTCCGCAGCGACGTCGCCGCGATGACGCAGCAGCAACTGGCCGACGCGGTCGGCGTAACGCGGCAGACCATCGTCGCGCTCGAGAAGGGCGCCTACACCCCGTCGCTGGCGCTAGCGATCCGCATCGCGCGGCTGTTCAACGAGCCCACCGACACGGTGTTCTACCTGGATGAGACGTAG